One genomic window of Sodaliphilus pleomorphus includes the following:
- the surE gene encoding 5'/3'-nucleotidase SurE, translating into MKEKRPLILVGNDDGYSFNGIHTLIDVAREFGDVVVSAPTEFQSGKGSAITITVPLRATLHVDEPGLKVWLVNGTPADCCKLALDQLLDGRVPDLVLSGINHGANLGVASLNSGTMGVIFEGCVHGIESVAFSYGNYSYDADMSACVPVLRNVIARVLDHGLPRGVCLNVNIPYDKGPLKGYKVTSTCMGRWVHEFERRTDPHGHDYYWMTGEYAPHYTAGEDTDLYNFNRGWVTVTPCHVDQTDHEAMPAIERLLQ; encoded by the coding sequence ATGAAGGAGAAAAGACCCCTTATTCTCGTCGGCAACGACGACGGTTATAGTTTCAACGGCATCCACACCTTGATTGATGTGGCCCGTGAGTTTGGCGACGTGGTGGTATCGGCCCCCACCGAGTTCCAGAGCGGCAAGGGCAGCGCCATCACCATCACCGTGCCCCTGCGTGCCACGCTGCACGTCGATGAGCCCGGCCTCAAGGTGTGGCTGGTGAACGGCACCCCGGCCGACTGCTGCAAGCTGGCGCTCGACCAGCTGCTCGACGGCCGCGTGCCCGACCTGGTGCTCTCGGGCATCAATCACGGCGCCAACCTGGGCGTGGCCTCGCTCAACAGCGGCACCATGGGCGTGATATTTGAGGGCTGTGTGCACGGCATCGAGAGCGTGGCTTTTTCCTACGGCAACTACAGCTACGACGCCGACATGAGCGCCTGCGTGCCCGTCTTGCGCAACGTGATAGCCCGCGTGCTCGACCACGGGCTGCCCCGTGGCGTGTGCCTGAACGTGAACATCCCCTACGACAAGGGCCCGCTCAAGGGCTACAAGGTGACCTCGACCTGCATGGGCCGCTGGGTGCACGAGTTTGAGCGCCGCACCGACCCTCACGGCCACGACTACTACTGGATGACAGGCGAATACGCCCCGCATTACACGGCCGGTGAGGATACCGACCTCTACAACTTCAATCGTGGCTGGGTCACCGTCACACCTTGCCATGTCGACCAGACCGACCACGAGGCTATGCCCGCTATCGAGCGGTTGCTGCAATAA
- a CDS encoding choice-of-anchor J domain-containing protein gives MKKFYLSLALLALFATGVQAQTLLDEDFETSSTESYSRPVTKGSGWTTIDSYTGTNMSYKWSNTYGEKGVVDGSKHAAACDGALFESSTEGKGPREEILLSPELNLDNTYQLKFDWKVGPMASMDNSKYDLQVRVVENDDMANAITVFSIQDQNLLKESGVLTYPITTWDPHTSEIDLSYFKGKKVKLAFVYKMLYPIANIAYIDNVTVKQFTPPTQPVPVLSDNAYKFPAMYIGEKFYTTLFSLTNQGTNGLKVTGIDLPQGVTTTWDYKSVDLAKYESSRFQLAYTASLTSPVKGDVVVHTNGGDVTVALSAEKMVVPEGYQLESFNDYFPPAGWKNKGWSKNVRALEGDGSAYGTASYTDAYLVSPRLDLSKGGKLIFTYLNDFTSGDGSTYQTNDFKVDVSYNGGKTWTTKWTYDYTRGGMTNVDNLSVDLGTGTDSSYVRFVNTAVEYDSETGAGEFADIYVDRVLLPNVYGADGVPGAATLITPADSATQVLPKNITLSWGPAQFAEGYRLYVGSNDAADNLISNLDLGDKMSYTVLAADYSTTYKWKVVPYNSVGSATNVPVWQFTTQPDASVKDYPYVQDFTSGNIPTGWTLTPAASYNRNWYINSIYPYKFGAVTSNALTSGYLAGKNEQNSITTQEFTLPADKVIMASWVWTSVHPSDALVDPSDSKKKQNVEPNNGISAGYFQIYADGQWNDLTSISETGDDAAYWKSEQVNLSAYAGKTVQFRWVHKTFDNYYKDGGTSVAHFELEVSQADKATFNKTVWNAGKVNYNKSANSGEVFTLFNKGSNALKIKSVTFTNPNFTSTLAAGDEIASGESKNFSLQFDALSSATSLTDAMTVTFESGYQVALPVSGTALAANQLYYGFEDNKLDYSWKDDFTMIDADNTVNESFTYYLTSTEKNGEKYAYTQAWLNNPLTTAHDGVGVLLTGTPISGKADDWLISKPINATEGTTFDFYVRNLEQTNSVLPAGMNHVTVLVSTTDKASTASFNQTVLANQEVPYLEPNTWQHYTADLSSFAGKTIYVALRHTTEAEGVMEAFYDDFTFNNIGTASGVKTVTVINDYDDVQVFTIDGRMVTAGKGAQVLESLDKGLYIVRVAQGNTVQALRYMKK, from the coding sequence ATGAAAAAATTTTACTTGTCATTAGCATTGCTGGCACTCTTCGCCACAGGAGTGCAGGCACAGACGTTGCTCGACGAGGACTTCGAGACCAGTAGCACCGAGAGCTACTCGCGCCCAGTCACCAAGGGCAGCGGATGGACAACGATCGACAGCTACACAGGCACCAACATGTCCTACAAGTGGAGCAACACCTACGGCGAGAAAGGCGTGGTCGACGGCAGCAAGCATGCAGCCGCGTGCGACGGAGCCCTTTTCGAGTCATCGACCGAGGGCAAAGGCCCGCGCGAGGAGATACTGCTCTCGCCCGAGCTCAACCTCGACAACACCTACCAGCTCAAGTTTGACTGGAAGGTGGGTCCCATGGCCTCGATGGACAACTCCAAGTATGACCTGCAGGTGCGTGTGGTCGAGAACGACGACATGGCCAACGCCATCACCGTGTTCTCGATACAAGACCAGAATCTGCTCAAGGAGAGCGGTGTGCTCACCTATCCCATCACCACATGGGACCCGCACACCTCTGAGATCGACCTGAGCTACTTCAAGGGCAAGAAAGTGAAGCTGGCCTTTGTGTACAAGATGCTCTACCCCATTGCCAACATTGCCTATATCGACAACGTGACAGTGAAGCAGTTCACGCCGCCCACACAGCCCGTGCCCGTGCTCTCCGACAATGCCTATAAATTCCCCGCCATGTACATAGGCGAGAAGTTCTACACAACCCTGTTCTCCCTCACCAATCAGGGCACCAACGGGTTGAAGGTGACGGGCATCGACCTGCCGCAGGGCGTGACCACGACCTGGGACTACAAGAGCGTGGACCTGGCAAAATATGAAAGCAGCCGCTTCCAGCTGGCCTACACCGCCTCGCTCACCTCGCCGGTGAAGGGCGATGTGGTGGTGCACACCAACGGCGGCGACGTGACAGTGGCCCTGAGTGCCGAGAAGATGGTCGTGCCCGAAGGCTACCAGCTGGAAAGCTTCAACGACTACTTCCCGCCTGCCGGGTGGAAAAACAAAGGCTGGAGCAAAAACGTGCGCGCACTCGAAGGCGACGGCTCGGCCTATGGCACCGCAAGCTACACCGATGCCTACCTGGTGTCGCCGCGTCTCGACCTCAGCAAGGGCGGCAAGCTCATATTCACCTACCTGAACGACTTCACCAGCGGGGACGGCTCCACCTATCAGACCAACGACTTCAAGGTCGACGTTTCCTACAACGGCGGCAAGACGTGGACGACCAAGTGGACCTACGACTACACCCGCGGCGGCATGACCAACGTGGACAACCTGAGCGTGGATCTGGGCACTGGCACCGACAGCTCCTATGTGCGCTTTGTGAACACAGCCGTAGAATATGACTCTGAGACAGGCGCCGGCGAGTTTGCCGACATCTATGTCGACCGCGTGCTGCTGCCTAACGTGTACGGCGCCGATGGCGTGCCTGGCGCAGCCACCCTCATCACGCCTGCCGACAGCGCCACCCAGGTGCTGCCCAAAAACATCACCCTCTCGTGGGGCCCCGCCCAGTTTGCCGAGGGCTACCGCCTCTATGTGGGCAGCAACGATGCTGCCGACAACCTGATCAGCAACCTCGACCTGGGCGACAAGATGAGCTACACCGTGCTTGCAGCCGACTACTCGACCACCTACAAGTGGAAAGTGGTGCCCTACAACAGCGTGGGCTCGGCAACCAACGTGCCCGTGTGGCAATTTACCACCCAGCCCGATGCCTCGGTCAAGGACTACCCCTATGTGCAAGACTTCACCAGCGGCAACATTCCCACCGGCTGGACCCTCACCCCGGCTGCTTCCTACAACCGCAACTGGTATATCAACAGCATCTATCCCTACAAGTTCGGAGCCGTCACCTCCAACGCCCTCACATCGGGCTACCTGGCTGGCAAGAACGAGCAAAACTCGATAACCACTCAAGAGTTCACCCTGCCTGCCGACAAGGTCATCATGGCCTCGTGGGTGTGGACCAGCGTGCATCCCAGCGATGCCCTGGTCGATCCCAGCGACAGCAAAAAGAAGCAAAACGTTGAGCCCAACAACGGCATCAGCGCAGGCTACTTCCAGATCTATGCCGACGGCCAGTGGAACGACCTCACTTCGATCTCGGAGACTGGCGACGACGCCGCCTACTGGAAGAGCGAGCAAGTGAACCTGAGCGCCTACGCCGGCAAGACGGTGCAATTCCGCTGGGTGCACAAGACATTTGACAACTACTACAAGGACGGCGGCACAAGCGTGGCTCACTTCGAGCTCGAGGTGTCGCAGGCCGACAAGGCCACCTTCAACAAGACGGTGTGGAACGCCGGCAAGGTGAACTACAACAAGTCGGCCAACTCGGGCGAGGTGTTCACCCTATTCAACAAGGGCAGCAATGCCCTCAAGATAAAGAGTGTGACCTTCACCAACCCCAACTTCACCAGCACGCTGGCAGCCGGCGACGAGATTGCTTCGGGCGAGTCCAAGAACTTCAGTCTGCAATTTGACGCCCTGAGCTCGGCAACTTCGCTCACCGACGCCATGACCGTGACCTTCGAGTCGGGCTACCAGGTGGCACTGCCCGTGAGCGGCACCGCCCTGGCAGCCAACCAGCTGTACTACGGCTTTGAGGACAACAAGCTCGACTACTCGTGGAAGGACGACTTCACGATGATCGATGCCGACAACACGGTCAACGAGTCGTTTACCTACTACCTGACCTCGACCGAGAAAAACGGCGAGAAGTATGCCTATACCCAGGCATGGCTCAACAACCCGCTCACTACGGCTCACGATGGCGTGGGCGTGCTGCTCACCGGCACTCCCATATCGGGCAAGGCCGACGACTGGCTCATCAGCAAGCCCATCAATGCCACCGAAGGCACCACATTTGACTTCTACGTGCGCAACCTGGAGCAGACCAACAGCGTGCTGCCCGCCGGCATGAACCACGTGACTGTGCTCGTGAGCACCACCGACAAAGCCTCGACGGCCTCGTTCAACCAGACGGTGCTCGCCAACCAGGAAGTGCCCTACCTCGAGCCCAACACCTGGCAGCACTACACGGCCGACCTGAGCAGCTTTGCAGGCAAGACCATCTATGTGGCCCTGCGCCACACCACCGAGGCCGAGGGCGTGATGGAAGCCTTCTACGACGACTTCACGTTCAACAACATCGGCACTGCCTCGGGTGTGAAGACGGTGACCGTGATCAACGACTACGACGACGTGCAAGTCTTCACCATCGACGGCCGCATGGTGACCGCCGGCAAGGGCGCCCAGGTGCTCGAGAGCCTCGACAAGGGCCTCTATATCGTGCGCGTGGCCCAAGGCAACACTGTGCAGGCACTGCGCTACATGAAAAAGTAA